One window of the Rubrobacter naiadicus genome contains the following:
- a CDS encoding FmdB family zinc ribbon protein, with the protein MALYEYRCAECEEHFDLMRPMSQADEPARCPECGSDSSERLVTTSFASMTTGASAPSSSPSPSSGGGCCGGGCGCG; encoded by the coding sequence ATGGCACTCTACGAATACAGATGCGCCGAGTGCGAGGAGCACTTCGACCTCATGCGCCCGATGAGCCAGGCCGACGAGCCCGCCCGCTGCCCGGAGTGCGGCTCCGACTCCTCGGAGCGGTTGGTCACCACCAGCTTCGCCTCCATGACCACCGGCGCCTCCGCTCCGTCCTCCTCCCCGAGCCCGAGCAGCGGTGGCGGCTGCTGCGGCGGTGGCTGCGGCTGCGGATGA
- a CDS encoding metallophosphoesterase yields the protein MREHVRTVALGANPRGDVELTRRFLERARAEGADAVALVGNLSAGGEAEEYAGLLRTLGDAGLPAFYVPGPDDAPVGRYLREAYNAEIVFPFIHGVHGTFAFGPGYVAFAGMGGEIVDEPTRAREEVENLRYPAWEAEYRLKILQELRDYQKVFLLGTRPAHKGLGEPGSEVLAELVNTYTPRLVLCGGESFERVMLGTSLVVQAGDLASGKFTLADLRKQEAREAGLQAPAPSGRYTEK from the coding sequence ATGAGGGAGCACGTCCGCACCGTAGCGCTCGGCGCGAACCCGCGGGGCGACGTGGAGCTCACGCGCAGATTCCTGGAGAGGGCCCGTGCCGAAGGGGCCGACGCGGTGGCCCTCGTCGGGAACCTCAGCGCGGGCGGCGAGGCGGAAGAGTACGCCGGGCTGCTCAGGACCCTGGGGGATGCGGGCCTCCCCGCCTTCTACGTCCCCGGCCCCGACGACGCCCCGGTGGGGAGGTACCTCAGGGAGGCGTACAACGCAGAGATCGTCTTCCCGTTCATACACGGCGTGCACGGCACCTTCGCCTTCGGTCCGGGGTACGTGGCGTTCGCCGGGATGGGCGGCGAGATAGTGGACGAGCCCACCAGGGCCCGCGAAGAGGTCGAGAACCTCCGGTACCCCGCCTGGGAGGCGGAGTACCGGCTCAAGATCCTGCAGGAGCTCAGGGACTACCAGAAGGTCTTCCTGCTCGGCACCCGACCCGCCCACAAGGGTCTCGGGGAACCAGGCAGCGAGGTCCTCGCCGAGCTCGTGAACACCTATACCCCGCGGCTGGTCCTCTGCGGCGGAGAGAGCTTCGAGCGGGTGATGCTCGGTACCTCGCTGGTGGTGCAGGCCGGAGATCTCGCCTCCGGAAAGTTCACGCTCGCCGACCTGAGGAAACAGGAGGCCCGGGAGGCCGGCCTCCAGGCGCCGGCCCCCTCAGGCCGATACACGGAGAAGTAG
- the glgP gene encoding alpha-glucan family phosphorylase, producing MTHLTGRLPRRIERLSELAYNLFWSWHPEAQRLFERLDPGLWERCEHNPVRLLLETENLPSAAEDAGFVDLYHGVMRAFDDYMRRRDTWMGRVYPDFRAPAAYFSAEFGLHESLPIYSGGLGVLAGDHVKSASDLRVPLVGVGILYAQGYFRQRIEGGVQREVYEPFDPRSRPILPARDPDGGEVVVEVSMPGRTLYLKVWEVRVGICRVLLLDADIPQNSVEDRTLTARLYGGDARTRIAQEIILGVGGVRALRAVGERPAVFHMNEGHAAFLSLERVRELVAAGMSFKEAVRRVAASTVFTTHTPVPAGHDAFSPGLFWEFMQGWPEALRTTPEGLWALGRRDEEWGETFNMTVLAMRLSSGRNAVSAIHRKVTEDMWGDLLREIGGRIDHITNGIHTWSWLSPEMAELFDEYASGRAWREAVDDAGAWSFVEEIPASELWETHRRVKKRALSFASRRIGAGSPGGLDPGALTIGFARRFATYKRATLLLQDPKRLRAICGEGRVQFVFAGKAHPADTPAKGFIRELCRAAEEELSGVLFVLEDYDMNLARHLVQGVDVWLNNPRPPLEASGTSGQKAALNGAPNLSVLDGWWPEAYDGTNGWAVGGEEGTSLSQEERDAADADALYRLLEEAVVPLYHGAGPSGVPEGWVEVMRRAVVTVAPAFSTQRMVRDYVHRLYAPHASSEGFR from the coding sequence ATGACACACCTTACCGGGAGGCTGCCGCGACGTATCGAGCGGCTGTCCGAGCTCGCGTACAACCTGTTCTGGAGCTGGCATCCGGAGGCGCAGAGGCTCTTCGAGCGGCTCGACCCCGGGCTGTGGGAGCGATGCGAGCACAACCCCGTCAGGCTGCTGCTCGAGACGGAGAACCTCCCGAGTGCGGCCGAGGATGCGGGGTTCGTGGACCTCTACCACGGGGTCATGCGCGCCTTCGACGACTACATGAGGCGACGCGATACCTGGATGGGTCGCGTCTACCCGGACTTCCGCGCCCCGGCGGCGTACTTCTCCGCCGAGTTCGGGCTGCACGAGTCGCTGCCGATCTATTCCGGCGGGCTCGGCGTGCTCGCCGGGGACCACGTCAAGAGTGCCTCCGACCTGAGGGTGCCGCTCGTGGGCGTCGGGATCCTCTACGCCCAGGGCTACTTCCGCCAGCGGATCGAGGGCGGCGTCCAGCGGGAGGTCTACGAGCCGTTCGACCCGCGCTCCCGGCCCATCCTCCCGGCGCGCGATCCCGACGGCGGAGAGGTGGTCGTCGAGGTTTCGATGCCGGGGCGCACGCTCTACCTGAAGGTCTGGGAGGTGCGCGTCGGGATCTGCCGCGTGCTGCTGCTCGACGCGGACATCCCGCAGAACTCCGTGGAGGACCGCACGCTCACCGCCCGGCTCTACGGGGGTGACGCCCGCACGAGGATCGCCCAGGAGATCATACTCGGCGTGGGTGGGGTGCGGGCGCTGCGCGCCGTCGGGGAGCGCCCGGCCGTCTTCCACATGAACGAGGGGCACGCGGCCTTCCTCTCCCTGGAGAGGGTGCGGGAGCTGGTCGCGGCCGGGATGTCCTTCAAGGAGGCCGTGCGCCGGGTCGCCGCGAGCACCGTCTTCACCACCCACACCCCGGTCCCGGCCGGGCACGACGCCTTCTCGCCGGGGCTCTTCTGGGAGTTCATGCAGGGGTGGCCGGAGGCTCTCAGGACGACGCCGGAGGGGCTCTGGGCGCTCGGCCGCAGGGACGAGGAGTGGGGCGAGACGTTCAACATGACCGTGCTCGCCATGCGCCTCTCCAGCGGACGCAACGCGGTCTCCGCGATCCACCGGAAGGTCACCGAGGACATGTGGGGTGACCTTTTGCGCGAGATCGGCGGGCGGATCGACCACATCACCAACGGGATCCACACCTGGAGCTGGCTCTCGCCGGAGATGGCCGAGCTCTTCGACGAATATGCCTCCGGGAGGGCCTGGCGGGAGGCGGTGGACGACGCGGGGGCCTGGTCCTTCGTCGAGGAGATCCCGGCCTCGGAGCTCTGGGAGACGCACCGGAGGGTGAAGAAACGCGCGCTCTCCTTCGCCTCCCGGAGGATCGGGGCCGGGAGCCCTGGAGGCCTCGACCCCGGGGCGCTCACCATCGGCTTCGCCCGCCGGTTCGCCACCTACAAGCGGGCGACGCTGCTCCTGCAAGACCCCAAGCGATTGCGCGCCATCTGCGGCGAGGGCCGGGTTCAGTTTGTCTTCGCCGGCAAGGCCCACCCGGCGGACACCCCGGCGAAGGGCTTCATCCGCGAGCTCTGCCGGGCCGCGGAGGAGGAGCTGTCGGGGGTGCTCTTCGTGCTGGAGGACTACGACATGAACCTGGCGCGCCACCTGGTGCAGGGGGTCGACGTGTGGCTCAACAACCCCCGCCCTCCGCTCGAGGCGAGCGGCACCTCGGGGCAGAAGGCGGCCCTCAACGGCGCTCCCAACCTGAGCGTGCTCGACGGCTGGTGGCCGGAGGCCTACGACGGCACGAACGGCTGGGCCGTCGGGGGGGAGGAGGGAACCAGCCTTTCACAGGAAGAGCGGGACGCCGCCGACGCCGATGCGCTCTACCGCCTCCTGGAGGAGGCGGTCGTGCCCCTCTATCACGGTGCCGGCCCATCCGGGGTTCCGGAGGGCTGGGTGGAGGTGATGAGGCGGGCCGTGGTTACGGTGGCCCCGGCCTTCTCGACCCAGCGGATGGTGCGCGACTACGTGCACCGGCTCTACGCGCCGCACGCCTCCAGCGAAGGCTTCCGCTAG
- a CDS encoding Hsp20/alpha crystallin family protein, which produces MLSPFRGFWDLRNEINRMFDDMWEGWRPLRREEQEWVPAIDAFSRDGDLVIRAELPGVKKDDVDITVQNGVLTISGERREEQEEERRGYHVRERRYGSFRRSMTLPEGVDESKIHAKFEDGVLEVVVEGAGGQIGEPRRIPIEGPSGS; this is translated from the coding sequence ATGCTGAGTCCGTTTCGCGGCTTCTGGGATCTGAGGAACGAGATAAACCGGATGTTCGACGATATGTGGGAAGGCTGGAGGCCGCTCCGGCGCGAGGAGCAGGAGTGGGTTCCGGCGATCGACGCGTTCTCGCGCGATGGGGATCTGGTGATCCGGGCCGAGCTTCCCGGGGTCAAGAAGGACGACGTGGACATAACCGTCCAGAACGGGGTTCTCACGATCTCCGGCGAGCGCAGGGAGGAGCAGGAAGAGGAGCGCCGGGGCTACCACGTGCGTGAGAGGCGCTACGGCTCGTTCCGCAGGAGCATGACGCTGCCCGAGGGCGTCGACGAGAGCAAGATCCACGCGAAGTTCGAGGATGGCGTGCTCGAGGTCGTCGTCGAGGGCGCCGGCGGGCAGATAGGGGAGCCGCGCAGGATCCCGATCGAAGGTCCCTCCGGCTCCTGA
- a CDS encoding VLRF1 family aeRF1-type release factor yields the protein MSGVDDLRDLKERVAGRRPPLLSVYLNVNPGNPENRNRAYVIRLKDALREEGVPKGFAGEVVGYVEELRPRMRTLVLFSSPEGWREVRWIGVELPEEVFWGEPYVAPLDLAVDEYAPVGVVVVDAKRVRLLVSSLGSLEEELKEANVFDTAGWREITLSPSSASPQGGMAHDLFERRVEEWVRRFYKRAAGEVGDHVKSLGLRRLILAGPEERTAEFVAELPREAKDLVAARIHLPQDVSEGELARRISETEEEIERSEESELLRELRERGVRGLEETLRALDEGRIYRVAVPWPLPDEISWCDSCGVALAAGHERCPYCGGPVRTRRLANALSGLAASRGASVEFVRGENARALREELGGIAGLPRF from the coding sequence ATGAGCGGTGTGGATGATCTTCGGGATCTCAAAGAGCGGGTGGCGGGGCGGAGGCCGCCGCTGCTCTCTGTCTATCTGAACGTCAACCCCGGCAACCCCGAGAACCGGAACCGGGCGTACGTGATCCGTCTGAAGGATGCGTTGCGGGAGGAGGGGGTGCCGAAAGGATTTGCCGGGGAGGTCGTGGGGTACGTGGAGGAGCTGCGCCCGCGCATGCGGACGCTCGTGCTCTTCTCCTCTCCGGAAGGGTGGCGCGAGGTGAGGTGGATCGGTGTCGAGCTGCCCGAGGAGGTCTTCTGGGGTGAGCCGTACGTGGCGCCGCTCGACCTGGCGGTGGACGAGTACGCGCCGGTCGGGGTGGTCGTCGTCGACGCCAAGAGGGTCCGCCTCCTCGTCTCCTCGCTCGGGAGCCTGGAGGAGGAGCTGAAAGAAGCCAACGTCTTCGACACCGCCGGGTGGCGGGAGATCACGCTCTCTCCCTCCTCGGCCAGCCCGCAGGGGGGGATGGCTCACGACCTCTTCGAGCGCAGGGTCGAGGAGTGGGTGCGCCGCTTCTACAAACGGGCGGCCGGGGAGGTGGGTGACCACGTGAAGTCGCTCGGCTTGAGGCGTCTGATCCTCGCCGGTCCCGAGGAGCGCACGGCGGAGTTCGTGGCGGAGCTGCCTCGAGAAGCGAAGGATCTCGTCGCCGCCCGGATACACCTCCCGCAGGACGTCTCCGAGGGTGAGCTGGCGCGCAGGATATCCGAGACCGAGGAAGAGATCGAACGCAGTGAGGAGAGCGAGTTGCTGCGGGAGCTGAGGGAGCGCGGGGTGAGGGGGCTCGAGGAGACGTTGCGTGCCCTGGACGAGGGCAGGATATACCGTGTGGCGGTACCCTGGCCGCTTCCGGACGAGATCTCGTGGTGCGATTCCTGCGGGGTCGCGCTCGCCGCCGGGCACGAGAGGTGCCCCTACTGCGGCGGACCCGTACGCACGCGCAGGCTCGCCAACGCCCTCTCCGGGCTCGCCGCTTCCCGTGGGGCCTCGGTAGAGTTCGTGCGGGGTGAGAACGCCCGTGCGCTGCGGGAGGAGCTCGGAGGAATCGCCGGGCTGCCCCGGTTCTGA
- a CDS encoding cysteine dioxygenase family protein encodes MGREDEFLLEHPLVRDFVGRVREDIERSEAPEEAIERMRPAFAELLAAEGWLPEEFCSAAVESGMGGGIGQWLIFRSAARDLCLFSLVVPPGSSTPVHDHLSWGLVGLYAGEQEEVVYARKDEGRPVGEREELEVVLRRRLRPGDFYPLLPPRDDIHGVRTVSEVPSVSIHLLAADTGCVWRHSYDPETGVVSPFRSGYVNRPCEEDAPPEGGGS; translated from the coding sequence ATGGGAAGAGAGGACGAGTTTTTGCTGGAGCACCCGCTGGTGCGGGACTTCGTCGGGAGGGTACGTGAGGATATCGAGCGTTCGGAGGCTCCGGAGGAGGCTATCGAGCGGATGAGGCCGGCCTTTGCGGAGCTTCTGGCCGCGGAGGGGTGGCTGCCGGAGGAGTTTTGCTCCGCCGCTGTGGAGAGCGGGATGGGAGGGGGTATCGGGCAGTGGCTGATCTTCCGCTCGGCGGCGAGGGATCTCTGCCTGTTCTCGCTCGTGGTGCCGCCCGGGTCGAGCACGCCGGTGCACGACCATCTCTCGTGGGGGCTCGTCGGGCTCTACGCCGGGGAGCAGGAGGAGGTCGTCTACGCCAGGAAGGACGAGGGGCGTCCCGTGGGGGAACGTGAAGAGCTCGAGGTCGTGCTACGGAGGAGGTTGCGCCCGGGGGACTTCTACCCGCTGCTCCCGCCGCGGGACGACATCCACGGCGTGCGCACCGTCTCCGAGGTGCCCTCGGTCTCCATCCACCTGCTCGCGGCCGATACCGGGTGCGTCTGGCGCCACTCCTACGACCCAGAGACCGGCGTGGTCTCGCCGTTCCGCTCGGGATACGTCAACCGCCCCTGCGAGGAGGATGCTCCTCCGGAGGGTGGAGGTTCCTGA
- a CDS encoding SDH family Clp fold serine proteinase: MNLVNLFWLFLILASLQPVIQQRLLELSRQRTLARLASERGSTVITLIHRQETMSFLGFPVVRYIDIDDAQSVLGAIRATPPGRPIDIILHTPGGMVLAASQIASALAEHDGPVRAIVPHYAMSGGTLIALAADEINLDPHTALGPVDPQLGEYPAASIVAAAEQARDPDDRTLILADMSRKALWQVERFVGGLLERHMDPARAREVARVLSSGTWTHDYPLEPDELISLGLPVKVGIDPAVYTLMKLYPQPKGRRESVEYVPSPIQPPRQPRRSVPARGSRDG; the protein is encoded by the coding sequence ATGAATCTTGTGAACCTGTTCTGGCTGTTTTTGATCCTGGCGTCGCTGCAACCCGTGATCCAGCAGCGCCTGCTCGAGCTCTCCCGGCAGAGGACCCTGGCCCGGCTCGCCTCCGAGCGGGGTTCCACGGTGATAACCCTGATCCACCGCCAGGAGACGATGTCGTTTCTCGGGTTCCCCGTGGTCCGCTACATAGACATCGACGACGCCCAGAGCGTGCTCGGCGCGATAAGGGCGACGCCTCCGGGTAGGCCCATAGACATAATCCTGCACACCCCGGGCGGGATGGTGCTGGCGGCGAGCCAGATCGCGAGCGCCCTCGCCGAGCACGACGGCCCCGTGCGGGCGATAGTCCCTCACTACGCGATGAGCGGGGGGACCCTGATCGCGCTCGCCGCAGACGAGATAAACCTCGACCCCCACACCGCCCTGGGCCCCGTGGACCCGCAGCTCGGCGAGTATCCCGCCGCCTCGATCGTCGCCGCTGCAGAACAAGCCAGAGACCCCGACGACCGCACTTTGATACTCGCAGACATGAGCCGCAAGGCCCTCTGGCAGGTCGAGAGGTTCGTCGGCGGATTGCTCGAGCGCCACATGGATCCCGCCCGGGCGCGGGAGGTAGCGCGGGTACTCTCCTCGGGCACCTGGACCCACGACTACCCGCTGGAACCCGACGAGCTCATCTCCCTCGGGCTGCCGGTGAAGGTCGGGATAGACCCCGCCGTCTATACGCTCATGAAGCTCTACCCGCAGCCGAAGGGCCGCAGGGAGTCCGTGGAGTACGTCCCCTCCCCCATCCAGCCGCCCCGTCAGCCCCGCCGCTCGGTCCCGGCCCGGGGGAGCAGGGACGGCTAG
- a CDS encoding DUF309 domain-containing protein: MAAAADDGPFPRGLPEEVLRGIEEFNRGAFFEAHEHLEDAWRAESGRIRYLYQGILQVGVGFYHQQNGNWSGAVSLLRGGIRRLEDFEPEALGIDVSGLVRRCRGCLAELERLGPERVHEFGQEKIPRVEFSRRKASS, encoded by the coding sequence GTGGCTGCGGCTGCGGATGACGGGCCCTTTCCTCGGGGCCTCCCGGAGGAGGTCCTGAGGGGGATAGAGGAGTTCAACCGCGGGGCATTCTTCGAGGCCCACGAGCATCTGGAGGACGCCTGGAGGGCGGAGAGCGGTCGGATACGCTACCTCTACCAGGGCATCCTCCAGGTCGGGGTGGGTTTTTATCACCAGCAGAACGGAAACTGGTCCGGCGCCGTTTCCTTGCTGCGCGGCGGCATAAGGAGGCTCGAGGATTTCGAGCCCGAGGCGCTCGGGATAGACGTCTCGGGGCTCGTGCGCCGCTGCCGGGGGTGCCTCGCAGAGCTCGAGCGGCTCGGCCCGGAGAGGGTGCACGAGTTCGGGCAGGAGAAGATCCCGAGGGTCGAGTTCTCCCGGCGGAAGGCCTCCTCCTAG
- a CDS encoding IclR family transcriptional regulator, whose translation MDTANRRGATVQSVDRAVSVMEFLSGNGWSGVTEVAERLGIHKSTAYRLLTTLRNRGLVEQDASTEKYRLGFGLVLLASAVTADLDVVRHAKPLCRELAEESGATVTISVLERDEAVVIHQSIPSSSVLSVDWSGRHTPLHATADGKVLLYHMPEERRERILSRPLKRFTENTIVDPEKLREQLEEVRSRGYAYTVEELEVGLNAVGVPICSASGGIAAMSISGPSFRLPPESLPELGREAAKRAGEISYRLGFRGVKGS comes from the coding sequence ATGGACACCGCGAACCGTAGGGGTGCGACCGTGCAGTCGGTCGACCGGGCCGTCTCGGTGATGGAGTTCCTCTCCGGCAACGGGTGGTCGGGTGTGACCGAGGTCGCCGAGAGGCTTGGCATCCACAAATCCACGGCCTACCGGCTGCTCACCACGCTGCGCAACCGTGGGCTCGTCGAGCAGGACGCCTCGACCGAGAAGTACCGGCTGGGCTTCGGGCTCGTCCTGCTGGCGAGCGCGGTCACGGCCGACCTGGACGTGGTGCGACACGCGAAACCGCTCTGCAGGGAGCTCGCCGAGGAGTCCGGGGCGACGGTAACGATCTCCGTGCTGGAGAGAGACGAAGCCGTCGTCATCCATCAATCCATCCCATCTTCCTCGGTCCTGAGCGTGGACTGGTCCGGCAGGCACACGCCGCTGCACGCCACCGCCGACGGCAAGGTACTCCTCTACCACATGCCGGAGGAACGCCGGGAGCGCATCCTCTCACGCCCCCTGAAACGCTTCACCGAGAACACCATCGTGGACCCCGAGAAGCTGAGGGAGCAGCTCGAGGAGGTACGCTCCCGCGGATACGCCTACACGGTCGAGGAGCTCGAGGTGGGTCTCAACGCCGTGGGCGTACCCATCTGCTCGGCGAGCGGCGGGATCGCAGCGATGAGCATCTCAGGACCTTCGTTCAGGCTGCCGCCGGAGTCCCTCCCGGAGCTGGGACGGGAGGCGGCGAAAAGAGCCGGGGAGATCTCGTACCGGCTCGGCTTCCGCGGTGTGAAAGGCTCTTAG
- a CDS encoding Crp/Fnr family transcriptional regulator: MFCPDEKAEFLSFTDVFGSLPREELEELSWRLPEMKVERGQVIYAPGQPNRALFVLREGRVRIYRTFQGKELTLAVVRPGTMFGEMDFAGRRSHRACAQALEPSELLLVRHADLRRLISRHPEVGMRLIEMLDERLRRQEERMTEIAFKEAPARVAGLLLHLAEEEGLVTGDGAIKIPTCYTRRQLASMIGTNRETVSRALGQLQRMGAIDIKDRRVYIRDPHLLREISGTDFSLRPS, from the coding sequence GTGTTCTGTCCCGACGAGAAGGCGGAGTTTCTCTCTTTCACGGACGTCTTCGGTTCTCTGCCTCGTGAGGAACTCGAGGAGCTGAGCTGGCGCCTGCCGGAGATGAAGGTGGAGCGGGGCCAGGTCATCTACGCTCCCGGCCAGCCGAACCGGGCTCTCTTCGTGCTCAGGGAGGGACGGGTCAGGATCTACAGGACCTTCCAGGGAAAGGAGCTGACACTCGCCGTGGTTCGTCCCGGTACGATGTTCGGCGAGATGGACTTCGCCGGGAGGCGATCCCACCGCGCCTGCGCCCAGGCACTGGAGCCCTCCGAGCTGTTGCTCGTACGACATGCGGACCTGCGGCGTCTGATCTCCAGGCACCCGGAGGTCGGCATGAGGCTCATCGAGATGCTCGACGAAAGGCTGCGCCGCCAGGAGGAGAGGATGACGGAGATAGCCTTCAAGGAAGCCCCTGCCCGCGTCGCCGGCCTGCTGCTTCACCTGGCCGAGGAAGAAGGGTTGGTGACGGGCGACGGCGCCATAAAGATCCCCACCTGCTACACCCGCCGTCAGCTCGCCTCCATGATAGGGACCAACCGGGAGACCGTCTCCAGGGCGCTCGGGCAGCTGCAGCGGATGGGCGCCATAGACATCAAAGACCGCAGGGTCTACATAAGGGATCCTCATCTCCTGCGCGAGATCTCCGGCACGGACTTCTCCCTGCGCCCTTCGTGA
- a CDS encoding ATP-dependent Clp protease ATP-binding subunit yields MAERMCDVCGVRPATVTLRRIVPGEPPRVQHLCEIHAAEARGARGASSFGRGSLFDDFFSRFFEEEPFGGTVSAPRRQAEQVDITRYFSDATEKLLQRAARRAAEWGSEDITSSHLLGAALEEEIVRRVLEEVDADAGAIAAQLDEETEKGEPKESASPGLSPDAKRALLSAYEESQELGSSYIGPEHVLLAIARDEESEAAQLLRRFGLSHTRLRGAVVRGVDRSGAAREKPSSTPTLDEYGRDLTQMAREGRLDPVIGRADEVETTIEILSRRTKNNPVLIGDPGVGKTAIVEGIAQRIVSGEVPETLAGKRVIELNLSGIVAGTQYRGQFEERLKKIIDEIREHSDELIVFIDELHTVVGAGAAEGSVDASNMLKPALARGELHVIGATTVDEYRKHIEKDAALERRFQPVLVRELTVDETIDVLRGLKDRYEAHHRVKINDEAIVAAAELSDRYITGRFLPDKAIDLMDQAAARVRLRSKTKPEDTRAIEEEIERLRREKDQAVSAEDYHRAEELKGQIQELQDRLGAYRAGHKTSAEVTPEDIAEVVSRQTGIPVSQLTQEERQRLLNLESRLHERVVGQEEAVSAVAEAVRRARAGLSDPNRPIGSFLFLGPTGVGKTELARALSEALFGDEDAMVRIDMSEFQEKHTVSRLVGAPPGYVGYEEAGQLTEAVRKRPYSVVLLDEIEKAHPDVFNVLLQILDDGRLTDAQGRTVDFKNTVIIMTSNLGAERIQAHARRKESFEELKEDMMKLLGAHFRPEFINRIDEVIVFRALTKEQIVEIARLLLEHTRRRLEAQDIEVEFTDEAVELLAEEGFDPQFGARPLRRTIQRRIDNELSRLVLEGALEAGDRVVVGVKDGSFDFEVLEGAATVEER; encoded by the coding sequence ATGGCAGAGAGAATGTGTGATGTGTGCGGGGTGAGGCCGGCCACGGTCACGCTGAGGAGGATCGTACCCGGCGAGCCCCCGCGGGTGCAGCATCTGTGCGAGATACACGCGGCCGAGGCGAGAGGAGCGAGGGGAGCGTCGTCCTTCGGTAGGGGCAGCCTCTTCGACGACTTCTTCAGCCGCTTCTTCGAGGAAGAACCCTTCGGGGGCACCGTCTCGGCCCCGAGGAGGCAGGCGGAGCAGGTGGACATAACCCGCTATTTCTCAGACGCGACGGAGAAGCTTTTGCAGCGGGCCGCCCGACGCGCCGCCGAATGGGGCAGCGAGGACATAACCTCCTCGCACCTGCTCGGTGCTGCGCTCGAGGAGGAGATAGTCAGGCGGGTGCTCGAGGAGGTCGACGCCGACGCCGGTGCGATAGCGGCCCAGCTCGACGAGGAGACCGAGAAGGGTGAGCCGAAGGAGAGCGCCTCGCCCGGGCTCTCGCCGGACGCCAAGCGGGCGCTGCTTTCGGCCTACGAAGAGTCGCAGGAGCTCGGCTCCTCCTACATAGGGCCCGAGCACGTGCTGCTCGCGATAGCCCGCGACGAGGAGAGCGAGGCCGCGCAGCTCCTCAGGCGCTTCGGGCTCTCGCACACCCGGCTGCGCGGGGCGGTCGTGCGCGGCGTCGACCGCAGCGGGGCCGCGCGCGAGAAGCCCAGCTCCACCCCCACGCTCGACGAGTACGGGCGCGACCTCACCCAGATGGCCAGGGAGGGCAGGCTCGACCCGGTCATCGGACGCGCGGACGAGGTCGAGACGACGATCGAGATCCTCAGCCGCAGGACGAAGAACAACCCGGTTCTGATCGGGGACCCCGGCGTCGGGAAGACCGCCATCGTCGAGGGCATAGCCCAGAGGATCGTAAGCGGCGAGGTACCCGAGACGCTCGCCGGCAAGCGGGTCATCGAGCTCAACCTCTCCGGGATCGTCGCCGGGACCCAGTACCGGGGGCAGTTCGAGGAGCGCCTGAAGAAGATCATCGACGAGATCCGGGAGCATTCCGACGAGTTGATCGTCTTCATAGACGAGCTGCACACGGTCGTGGGAGCGGGGGCCGCCGAAGGCTCCGTGGACGCCTCGAACATGCTCAAGCCCGCGCTCGCCCGGGGTGAGCTGCACGTGATCGGGGCGACCACCGTCGACGAGTACCGCAAGCACATCGAGAAGGACGCGGCGCTCGAGCGGCGTTTCCAGCCGGTGCTGGTGCGCGAGCTCACCGTCGACGAGACCATAGACGTGCTCAGGGGCCTCAAGGACCGCTACGAGGCGCACCACCGGGTGAAGATAAACGACGAGGCCATCGTCGCCGCCGCCGAGCTCTCCGACCGCTACATAACCGGGCGCTTCCTGCCGGACAAGGCGATAGACCTGATGGACCAGGCGGCGGCCAGGGTCCGGCTGCGCTCGAAGACCAAGCCCGAGGACACCCGGGCGATAGAAGAGGAGATAGAGCGCCTGCGGCGCGAGAAGGACCAGGCCGTCTCCGCCGAGGACTACCACAGGGCCGAGGAGCTCAAGGGCCAGATCCAGGAACTGCAGGACCGGCTCGGAGCCTACAGGGCCGGACACAAGACTTCCGCCGAGGTCACGCCCGAGGACATAGCCGAGGTGGTGAGCCGTCAGACCGGCATCCCGGTGAGCCAGCTCACCCAGGAGGAGCGCCAGCGGCTGCTGAACCTCGAGAGCCGGCTGCACGAGCGGGTCGTCGGGCAGGAAGAGGCCGTCTCCGCGGTCGCCGAGGCCGTCAGGCGCGCCCGCGCCGGTCTCTCCGACCCGAACCGCCCCATCGGGAGCTTCCTCTTCCTCGGGCCGACCGGGGTCGGCAAGACCGAGCTCGCCCGCGCGCTCAGCGAGGCGCTCTTCGGTGACGAGGACGCCATGGTCCGCATAGACATGAGCGAGTTCCAGGAGAAGCACACCGTGAGCCGGCTCGTCGGGGCTCCCCCGGGGTACGTCGGCTACGAGGAGGCCGGCCAGCTCACCGAGGCGGTGCGCAAGCGCCCCTACTCGGTGGTTCTCCTGGACGAGATCGAGAAGGCCCACCCGGACGTGTTCAACGTCCTCCTGCAGATCCTCGACGACGGGCGCCTGACCGACGCCCAGGGACGCACCGTGGACTTCAAGAACACGGTGATCATCATGACCTCGAACCTGGGCGCCGAGAGGATCCAGGCGCACGCCAGGCGCAAGGAGTCCTTCGAGGAGCTCAAGGAGGACATGATGAAGCTCCTCGGAGCCCACTTCCGGCCCGAGTTCATAAACCGCATCGACGAGGTGATCGTCTTCCGGGCCCTCACGAAGGAGCAGATCGTCGAGATAGCCCGGCTCCTGCTGGAGCACACCCGCAGGCGGCTCGAGGCGCAGGACATCGAGGTCGAGTTCACCGACGAGGCCGTCGAACTTCTGGCCGAGGAGGGCTTCGACCCGCAGTTCGGGGCGAGGCCGCTGAGGCGCACCATCCAGCGCCGCATAGACAACGAACTCTCCCGGCTGGTCCTCGAAGGGGCGCTCGAGGCCGGGGACAGGGTCGTCGTCGGCGTGAAGGACGGCAGCTTCGACTTCGAGGTGCTCGAGGGCGCGGCCACGGTCGAGGAAAGATAG